One window from the genome of Ananas comosus cultivar F153 linkage group 13, ASM154086v1, whole genome shotgun sequence encodes:
- the LOC109719621 gene encoding influenza virus NS1A-binding protein homolog isoform X2, which produces MVQRKDNNLTKYYPKYPAMPMNCSITARNLRKCDLGGVIFGCKHNTMNECLTKQMFGLPYTHYSYVRNIQEGLPLFLFNYSDRKMHGLFEAAGPGRLNADSYAWTDGGQERTPFPAQVAIRIRVRCQPVMENQFKRVIEENYYTPQHFWFELDHVQTRGLTALFTPLPSPTKTMITPFPSQRNGTSKASTSSNWRVLGSSEAPNANGGETQKDPKTTLDMLNDILSEINLDSTSWNEAKNAQEGSSSQTLPAASNEADCEVPEHWEDLAENNAISVADYGFSVEEQQTHHQFETEMERVLSKLQRLVDERQIPDSSQSDCKDNRAVQYYTREVTENYDEVPNENYSDDFANEGGVSWELAEACEDDILEDKSNVILSMQGDIPSSSRGPRGNLQFERIIKDLKERAENLEKNQEIERLAVVFNESEVEIEQLKGQIKELELAIDESMRVDDSMNQFVEHCLGSEDVIYLIGGFNGSSLLSNLDSYSPAMDIITPLKAMLYPKSYASAVALSRKIYVIGGGDGLSWNKTVECYDPVYDEWKLYPSLVDEKGSLASVTLRGKIYALGGGNGNDCFAKVEMFDPALERWIMIPSMLQKRFSLDSAELNGAIYAVGGFDGNKYLRSVERLDPREPHWKMLAPMNATRGCHSVAVLNEKLYTTGGYDTDEMVPTVEVYDPRMSVWVMAEPMHFSRGYASTAVLGGSIYAIGGVDNCDNILDIVECYKEGRGWVKTDLKGIGKRCYSSVVVI; this is translated from the exons ACCATGAATGAATGTCTCACAAAGCAAATGTTTG GTCTGCCCTACACACACTACTCCTATGTGAGAAATATTCAGGAAGGTCTTCCCCTGTTTCTGTTCAATTACAGCGACCGGAAAATGCACGGCCTCTTCGAGGCTGCAGGCCCGGGCCGTTTGAACGCCGACTCGTATGCGTGGACTGACGGTGGCCAAGAAAGAACTCCCTTTCCTGCTCAG GTTGCGATACGCATTCGAGTGCGATGCCAACCGGTTATGGAGAATCAATTCAAAAGAGTGATAGAAGAGAACTACTATACACCCCAGCACTTTTGGTTTGAGCTAGACCATGTGCAAACCAGAGGTTTAACTGCATTGTTCACTCCTTTACCCTCTCCTACCAAAACCATGATTACTCCCTTTCCGTCACAAAGGAATGGTACGTCAAAAGCATCTACGAGCTCGAATTGGAGGGTGTTAGGAAGCTCAGAAGCTCCAAATGCGAATGGCGGAGAGACGCAGAAGGATCCTAAGACAACTTTGGATATGCTTAATGATATACTTAGTGAGATCAACCTTGATTCAACTAGTTGGAATGAAGCTAAAAATGCTCAGGAAGGTAGCTCAAGCCAAACACTACCTGCTGCTTCCAATGAAGCAGATTGCGAAGTGCCGGAACATTGGGAGGACTTGGCGGAGAACAATGCGATCAGTGTTGCAGATTATGGATTCAGTGTAGAAGAGCAGCAAACTCATCATCAGTTCGAGACCGAGATGGAAAGGGTGTTATCTAAACTGCAAAGATTGGTTGACGAACGACAGATACCAGATTCATCTCAGAGTGATTGCAAAGACAACCGCGCTGTTCAATACTACACTAGGGAAGTGACTGAGAATTATGATGAAGTTCCAAATGAGAATTACTCTGATGATTTTGCAAATGAAGGCGGGGTTAGTTGGGAACTTGCAGAAGCGTGCGAGGACGACATTTTGGAGGATAAAAGTAATGTGATTTTATCTATGCAAGGCGACATTCCAAGTTCATCTCGAGGTCCACGCGGGAATCTTCAG TTCGAGCGAATCATTAAAGATTTGAAAGAACGAGCGGAGAATTTAGAGAAGAATCAG GAAATTGAACGACTTGCGGTTGTATTTAACGAATCGGAAGTAGAAATTGAACAACTGAAGGGCCAGATAAAGGAACTTGAATTGGCTATCGATGAGTCTATGCGAGTTGATGATTCAATGAACCAGTTTGTTGAACACTGTTTGGGCTCGGAAGATGTAATTTATCTGATCGGAGGTTTCAATGGCTCATCCTTGCTTTCGAACTTAGACTCCTATTCACCGGCGATGGACATAATAACGCCTCTAAAGGCGATGCTTTATCCTAAGTCTTATGCATCAGCTGTGGCATTAAGTCGAAAGATTTACGTAATTGGCGGGGGCGATGGTCTTTCCTGGAACAAAACAG TCGAATGCTATGATCCGGTGTATGACGAGTGGAAGTTATATCCCTCGTTGGTGGACGAAAAGGGAAGCCTCGCTAGCGTTACCTTACGTGGAAAAATATATGCACTTGGTGGAGGGAATGGAAATGATTGCTTCGCCAAGGTCGAGATGTTTGATCCGGCTCTCGAAAGGTGGATAATGATTCCATCAATGCTTCAAAAG AGGTTTTCACTGGACAGTGCAGAACTTAATGGCGCAATCTACGCAGTTGGTGGCTTCGACGGCAATAAATATTTGAG ATCTGTTGAGAGACTTGATCCAAGGGAACCTCACTGGAAAATGCTCGCACCTATGAATGCAACAAGGGGATGTCACTCCGTGGCCGTGCTTAACGAGAAGCT GTACACCACTGGCGGTTACGACACTGACGAGATGGTTCCGACTGTCGAAGTCTACGATCCGCGGATGTCAGTGTGGGTGATGGCTGAGCCTATGCACTTCAGTCGAGGATACGCCTCTACGGCCGTGCTTGGTGGGTCTATATACGCCATCGGCGGGGTTGATAACTGCGACAACATTTTGGACATT GTGGAGTGCTACAAAGAGGGTCGCGGTTGGGTTAAAACTGATCTGAAAGGCATCGGCAAGAGATGCTACAGTTCGGTCGTCGTCATCTGA
- the LOC109719621 gene encoding influenza virus NS1A-binding protein homolog isoform X1: MVQRKDNNLTKYYPKYPAMPMNCSITARNLRKCDLGGVIFGCKHNTMNECLTKQMFGLPYTHYSYVRNIQEGLPLFLFNYSDRKMHGLFEAAGPGRLNADSYAWTDGGQERTPFPAQVAIRIRVRCQPVMENQFKRVIEENYYTPQHFWFELDHVQTRGLTALFTPLPSPTKTMITPFPSQRNGTSKASTSSNWRVLGSSEAPNANGGETQKDPKTTLDMLNDILSEINLDSTSWNEAKNAQEGSSSQTLPAASNEADCEVPEHWEDLAENNAISVADYGFSVEEQQTHHQFETEMERVLSKLQRLVDERQIPDSSQSDCKDNRAVQYYTREVTENYDEVPNENYSDDFANEGGVSWELAEACEDDILEDKSNVILSMQGDIPSSSRGPRGNLQFERIIKDLKERAENLEKNQVICGQEIERLAVVFNESEVEIEQLKGQIKELELAIDESMRVDDSMNQFVEHCLGSEDVIYLIGGFNGSSLLSNLDSYSPAMDIITPLKAMLYPKSYASAVALSRKIYVIGGGDGLSWNKTVECYDPVYDEWKLYPSLVDEKGSLASVTLRGKIYALGGGNGNDCFAKVEMFDPALERWIMIPSMLQKRFSLDSAELNGAIYAVGGFDGNKYLRSVERLDPREPHWKMLAPMNATRGCHSVAVLNEKLYTTGGYDTDEMVPTVEVYDPRMSVWVMAEPMHFSRGYASTAVLGGSIYAIGGVDNCDNILDIVECYKEGRGWVKTDLKGIGKRCYSSVVVI; the protein is encoded by the exons ACCATGAATGAATGTCTCACAAAGCAAATGTTTG GTCTGCCCTACACACACTACTCCTATGTGAGAAATATTCAGGAAGGTCTTCCCCTGTTTCTGTTCAATTACAGCGACCGGAAAATGCACGGCCTCTTCGAGGCTGCAGGCCCGGGCCGTTTGAACGCCGACTCGTATGCGTGGACTGACGGTGGCCAAGAAAGAACTCCCTTTCCTGCTCAG GTTGCGATACGCATTCGAGTGCGATGCCAACCGGTTATGGAGAATCAATTCAAAAGAGTGATAGAAGAGAACTACTATACACCCCAGCACTTTTGGTTTGAGCTAGACCATGTGCAAACCAGAGGTTTAACTGCATTGTTCACTCCTTTACCCTCTCCTACCAAAACCATGATTACTCCCTTTCCGTCACAAAGGAATGGTACGTCAAAAGCATCTACGAGCTCGAATTGGAGGGTGTTAGGAAGCTCAGAAGCTCCAAATGCGAATGGCGGAGAGACGCAGAAGGATCCTAAGACAACTTTGGATATGCTTAATGATATACTTAGTGAGATCAACCTTGATTCAACTAGTTGGAATGAAGCTAAAAATGCTCAGGAAGGTAGCTCAAGCCAAACACTACCTGCTGCTTCCAATGAAGCAGATTGCGAAGTGCCGGAACATTGGGAGGACTTGGCGGAGAACAATGCGATCAGTGTTGCAGATTATGGATTCAGTGTAGAAGAGCAGCAAACTCATCATCAGTTCGAGACCGAGATGGAAAGGGTGTTATCTAAACTGCAAAGATTGGTTGACGAACGACAGATACCAGATTCATCTCAGAGTGATTGCAAAGACAACCGCGCTGTTCAATACTACACTAGGGAAGTGACTGAGAATTATGATGAAGTTCCAAATGAGAATTACTCTGATGATTTTGCAAATGAAGGCGGGGTTAGTTGGGAACTTGCAGAAGCGTGCGAGGACGACATTTTGGAGGATAAAAGTAATGTGATTTTATCTATGCAAGGCGACATTCCAAGTTCATCTCGAGGTCCACGCGGGAATCTTCAG TTCGAGCGAATCATTAAAGATTTGAAAGAACGAGCGGAGAATTTAGAGAAGAATCAG GTCATTTGTGGCCAGGAAATTGAACGACTTGCGGTTGTATTTAACGAATCGGAAGTAGAAATTGAACAACTGAAGGGCCAGATAAAGGAACTTGAATTGGCTATCGATGAGTCTATGCGAGTTGATGATTCAATGAACCAGTTTGTTGAACACTGTTTGGGCTCGGAAGATGTAATTTATCTGATCGGAGGTTTCAATGGCTCATCCTTGCTTTCGAACTTAGACTCCTATTCACCGGCGATGGACATAATAACGCCTCTAAAGGCGATGCTTTATCCTAAGTCTTATGCATCAGCTGTGGCATTAAGTCGAAAGATTTACGTAATTGGCGGGGGCGATGGTCTTTCCTGGAACAAAACAG TCGAATGCTATGATCCGGTGTATGACGAGTGGAAGTTATATCCCTCGTTGGTGGACGAAAAGGGAAGCCTCGCTAGCGTTACCTTACGTGGAAAAATATATGCACTTGGTGGAGGGAATGGAAATGATTGCTTCGCCAAGGTCGAGATGTTTGATCCGGCTCTCGAAAGGTGGATAATGATTCCATCAATGCTTCAAAAG AGGTTTTCACTGGACAGTGCAGAACTTAATGGCGCAATCTACGCAGTTGGTGGCTTCGACGGCAATAAATATTTGAG ATCTGTTGAGAGACTTGATCCAAGGGAACCTCACTGGAAAATGCTCGCACCTATGAATGCAACAAGGGGATGTCACTCCGTGGCCGTGCTTAACGAGAAGCT GTACACCACTGGCGGTTACGACACTGACGAGATGGTTCCGACTGTCGAAGTCTACGATCCGCGGATGTCAGTGTGGGTGATGGCTGAGCCTATGCACTTCAGTCGAGGATACGCCTCTACGGCCGTGCTTGGTGGGTCTATATACGCCATCGGCGGGGTTGATAACTGCGACAACATTTTGGACATT GTGGAGTGCTACAAAGAGGGTCGCGGTTGGGTTAAAACTGATCTGAAAGGCATCGGCAAGAGATGCTACAGTTCGGTCGTCGTCATCTGA